The following coding sequences are from one Anguilla anguilla isolate fAngAng1 chromosome 12, fAngAng1.pri, whole genome shotgun sequence window:
- the pgr gene encoding progesterone receptor isoform X2 produces the protein MDSVRKEKSGATSPTASRPRDTFMKTDNNLTEGFSDSASNYMAGFCSTANSMYSLSGVSPTMRNSGNVDTTCHGANSTNDTTESVAVAENTARYNDSREAGRTESKANNSSWTTSLADNEGLALPPASGSKVSLSGVSSSSVGICKFIKDEQDSSSPMEPQSPYFHPSGNITTSNSSYGTCDEDSATHHPPHMFTDYNRTTALPLIPKITEDQFSFPYPVGEVVANSCLTGYGQRSPQNSLMFKSELSKLSLPTSSPESQSWCQSTGLLEDQHFETGYLPPGEIRNTYVTHNSLKSHSLYMGMLSQKFCLICGDEASGCHYGVLTCGSCKVFYKRAVEGHQNYLCAGRNDCIVDKIRRKNCPACRLRKCYQAGMTLGGRKMKKLSALKVLGLTQSLAVRSPLGASYEGQALATLPSMPMVRELQFTPQMLSVLESIEPETVYSGYDGTQPETPHLLLNSLNRLCERQLLWIVRWSKSLPGFRSLHINDQMTLIQYSWMSMMVFSLGWRSFQNVTREFLYFAPDLILSEEKMRNSPISDLCMAMQIIPQAFDNLHVTKEEFLCMKVLLLLNTEYIPARPRP, from the exons ATGGACAGCGTCAGAAAAGAAAAGTCAGGAGCAACGTCTCCAACAGCGTCACGCCCTAGGGACACATTTATGAAAACTGACAACAATTTGACCGAAGGGTTTTCAGATTCTGCTTCTAACTACATGGCAGGATTTTGCAGTACAGCTAATTCAATGTACTCGCTTAGCGGCGTCTCTCCTACAATGCGCAATTCTGGAAATGTGGACACGACGTGCCACGGAGCTAACTCAACTAATGACACGACAGAAAGCGTTGCAGTTGCTGAAAACACGGCTAGATATAATGACAGTAGAGAAGCTGGAAGAACAGAGTCAAAGGCCAACAATTCTTCTTGGACGACATCATTGGCAGATAACGAAGGACTGGCGCTACCTCCAGCCTCAGGGTCAAAAGTAAGTTTGAGCGGAGTATCCTCTTCGTCAGTTGGAATCTGCAAATTTATTAAAGATGAGCAGGACTCGTCCAGTCCAATGGAACCCCAGTCGCCTTACTTTCATCCATCAGGAAATATAACGACTTCGAACAGCTCGTATGGAACATGTGACGAGGATTCAGCGACGCATCACCCCCCGCATATGTTTACGGACTATAATCGGACGACTGCGTTGCCTCTCATTCCCAAAATCACGGAAGATCAATTTAGTTTTCCCTATCCTGTCGGTGAAGTTGTCGCGAATAGCTGCCTGACGGGATACGGACAGCGGTCGCCGCAGAATTCACTTATGTTTAAGAGCGAGCTTTCAAAGCTATCGCTTCCGACCTCGTCTCCAGAATCTCAAAGTTGGTGTCAGTCAACAGGTCTGTTGGAGGATCAGCACTTCGAGACTGGCTATTTGCCTCCCGGGGAGATCCGCAATACATATGTGACACACAATTCCTTGAAGTCGCACAGCTTGTATATGGG GATGTTGTCCCAGAAATTTTGCCTCATCTGTGGGGATGAAGCCTCTGGATGTCACTACGGGGTTCTCACGTGCGGCAGCTGCAAAGTATTCTACAAGAGAGCCGTTGAAG GGCATCAGAACTACCTTTGTGCCGGGAGAAACGACTGCATCGTGGACAAGATCCGCAGGAAGAACTGCCCGGCGTGCCGCCTGAGGAAGTGCTACCAGGCCGGAATGACCCTGGGAG GTCGGAAGATGAAGAAGCTCAGTGCTTTGAAGGTTCTGGGTCTGACCCAGTCCCTGGCTGTCCGCTCGCCGCTGGGCGCGTCCTACGAGGGCCAGGCCCTGGCcacccttcccagcatgcctatGGTCAGAGAGCTGCAGTTCACCCCTCAGATGCTCAGCGTCCTGGAGAGCATCGAGCCGGAGACCGTGTACTCGGGGTACGACGGCACCCAGCCCGAAACGCCCCACCTCCTGCTCAACAGCCTGAACAGGCTCTGCGAGAGGCAGCTGCTCTGGATCGTCCGCTGGTCAAAGTCCCTTCCAG GATTTCGCAGTTTACATATCAATGACCAAATGACGCTGATCCAGTACTCCTGGATGAGTATGATGGTGTTCTCACTGGGATGGAGGTCATTTCAGAACGTGACCAGAGAATTTCTGTACTTCGCACCAGATCTCATTCTCAGCGA agagaaaatgaggaaTTCTCCCATCTCTGACTTGTGCATGGCAATGCAAATCATTCCACAAGCATTCGATAACCTTCACGTGACCAAGGAGGAGTTTTTGTGCATGAAGGTCTTGCTGTTACTCAACACTG AGTATATACCAGCAAGACCAAGACCCTGA
- the pgr gene encoding progesterone receptor isoform X1, producing MDSVRKEKSGATSPTASRPRDTFMKTDNNLTEGFSDSASNYMAGFCSTANSMYSLSGVSPTMRNSGNVDTTCHGANSTNDTTESVAVAENTARYNDSREAGRTESKANNSSWTTSLADNEGLALPPASGSKVSLSGVSSSSVGICKFIKDEQDSSSPMEPQSPYFHPSGNITTSNSSYGTCDEDSATHHPPHMFTDYNRTTALPLIPKITEDQFSFPYPVGEVVANSCLTGYGQRSPQNSLMFKSELSKLSLPTSSPESQSWCQSTGLLEDQHFETGYLPPGEIRNTYVTHNSLKSHSLYMGMLSQKFCLICGDEASGCHYGVLTCGSCKVFYKRAVEGHQNYLCAGRNDCIVDKIRRKNCPACRLRKCYQAGMTLGGRKMKKLSALKVLGLTQSLAVRSPLGASYEGQALATLPSMPMVRELQFTPQMLSVLESIEPETVYSGYDGTQPETPHLLLNSLNRLCERQLLWIVRWSKSLPGFRSLHINDQMTLIQYSWMSMMVFSLGWRSFQNVTREFLYFAPDLILSEEKMRNSPISDLCMAMQIIPQAFDNLHVTKEEFLCMKVLLLLNTVPLEGLRSQAQFDEMRHGYIRELTKAIQLTERGVVASSQRFYHLTKLMDAMHEIVRKVNLYCLSTFIQAEAMQVEFPEMMSEVITSQLPKVLAGMVRPLLFHKK from the exons ATGGACAGCGTCAGAAAAGAAAAGTCAGGAGCAACGTCTCCAACAGCGTCACGCCCTAGGGACACATTTATGAAAACTGACAACAATTTGACCGAAGGGTTTTCAGATTCTGCTTCTAACTACATGGCAGGATTTTGCAGTACAGCTAATTCAATGTACTCGCTTAGCGGCGTCTCTCCTACAATGCGCAATTCTGGAAATGTGGACACGACGTGCCACGGAGCTAACTCAACTAATGACACGACAGAAAGCGTTGCAGTTGCTGAAAACACGGCTAGATATAATGACAGTAGAGAAGCTGGAAGAACAGAGTCAAAGGCCAACAATTCTTCTTGGACGACATCATTGGCAGATAACGAAGGACTGGCGCTACCTCCAGCCTCAGGGTCAAAAGTAAGTTTGAGCGGAGTATCCTCTTCGTCAGTTGGAATCTGCAAATTTATTAAAGATGAGCAGGACTCGTCCAGTCCAATGGAACCCCAGTCGCCTTACTTTCATCCATCAGGAAATATAACGACTTCGAACAGCTCGTATGGAACATGTGACGAGGATTCAGCGACGCATCACCCCCCGCATATGTTTACGGACTATAATCGGACGACTGCGTTGCCTCTCATTCCCAAAATCACGGAAGATCAATTTAGTTTTCCCTATCCTGTCGGTGAAGTTGTCGCGAATAGCTGCCTGACGGGATACGGACAGCGGTCGCCGCAGAATTCACTTATGTTTAAGAGCGAGCTTTCAAAGCTATCGCTTCCGACCTCGTCTCCAGAATCTCAAAGTTGGTGTCAGTCAACAGGTCTGTTGGAGGATCAGCACTTCGAGACTGGCTATTTGCCTCCCGGGGAGATCCGCAATACATATGTGACACACAATTCCTTGAAGTCGCACAGCTTGTATATGGG GATGTTGTCCCAGAAATTTTGCCTCATCTGTGGGGATGAAGCCTCTGGATGTCACTACGGGGTTCTCACGTGCGGCAGCTGCAAAGTATTCTACAAGAGAGCCGTTGAAG GGCATCAGAACTACCTTTGTGCCGGGAGAAACGACTGCATCGTGGACAAGATCCGCAGGAAGAACTGCCCGGCGTGCCGCCTGAGGAAGTGCTACCAGGCCGGAATGACCCTGGGAG GTCGGAAGATGAAGAAGCTCAGTGCTTTGAAGGTTCTGGGTCTGACCCAGTCCCTGGCTGTCCGCTCGCCGCTGGGCGCGTCCTACGAGGGCCAGGCCCTGGCcacccttcccagcatgcctatGGTCAGAGAGCTGCAGTTCACCCCTCAGATGCTCAGCGTCCTGGAGAGCATCGAGCCGGAGACCGTGTACTCGGGGTACGACGGCACCCAGCCCGAAACGCCCCACCTCCTGCTCAACAGCCTGAACAGGCTCTGCGAGAGGCAGCTGCTCTGGATCGTCCGCTGGTCAAAGTCCCTTCCAG GATTTCGCAGTTTACATATCAATGACCAAATGACGCTGATCCAGTACTCCTGGATGAGTATGATGGTGTTCTCACTGGGATGGAGGTCATTTCAGAACGTGACCAGAGAATTTCTGTACTTCGCACCAGATCTCATTCTCAGCGA agagaaaatgaggaaTTCTCCCATCTCTGACTTGTGCATGGCAATGCAAATCATTCCACAAGCATTCGATAACCTTCACGTGACCAAGGAGGAGTTTTTGTGCATGAAGGTCTTGCTGTTACTCAACACTG TGCCGCTGGAAGGCCTGAGAAGCCAGGCCCAGTTCGACGAGATGCGGCACGGCTACATCCGCGAGCTCACCAAGGCCATCCAGCTGACGGAGAGGGGCGTGGTGGCCAGCTCCCAGCGCTTCTACCACCTGACCAAGCTCATGGACGCCATGCACGAG ATCGTGAGGAAGGTAAACCTGTactgtctgagcaccttcatcCAGGCCGAAGCCATGCAGGTGGAGTTCCCAGAGATGATGTCAGAGGTCATAACCTCCCAGCTGCCCAAGGTTCTGGCAGGCATGGTGAGGCCCCTCCTCTTTCACAAAAAATGA